The Sinomicrobium kalidii genome contains a region encoding:
- the rny gene encoding ribonuclease Y: protein MDTTMIIVAGIVGVALGLIIAKFMEKKNASKILANAKREAASIVKEATAEGESLKKDKIFQAKEKFLELKAEHEKVIVAKDKKIAEIEKRAKDKEAQVNGELSKNKKLTEALETKAKDYDYRMEILEKKQAEVEKLHKSQVKQLEIISGLPAEDAKSQLIESLRDDARSDAMSYVQNTLEEAKLTAQQEAKKVIINTIQRIGTEEAIENCVSVFNLESDDIKGRIIGREGRNIRALESATGVEIIVDDTPEAIILSCFDSVRREIARLSLHKLVTDGRIHPARIEEVVQKTTKQIEEEIIEVGKRTIIDLGIHGLHPELIKMVGRMKYRSSYGQNLLQHSREVAKLCGVMAAELGLNPKLAKRAGLLHDIGKVPESETEMPHAILGMEWAEKYGEKPDVCNAIGAHHDEVEMKSLIAPIVQVCDAISGARPGARRQVLDSYIQRLKDLEDIAFGFNGVKKAYAIQAGRELRVIVESERVNDDKASELSFEISQKIQTDMTYPGQVKVTVIRETRSVNIAK, encoded by the coding sequence ATGGATACAACTATGATTATTGTTGCAGGTATAGTTGGCGTGGCCCTGGGGCTTATTATCGCCAAGTTTATGGAAAAGAAAAATGCATCTAAGATATTGGCTAACGCTAAAAGAGAAGCAGCATCCATTGTCAAGGAAGCCACCGCAGAAGGGGAGAGCCTTAAAAAAGACAAAATATTTCAGGCGAAGGAAAAGTTCCTGGAACTCAAAGCGGAACACGAAAAAGTTATTGTTGCAAAAGATAAGAAGATCGCCGAAATAGAAAAACGTGCCAAAGACAAGGAAGCACAGGTAAACGGGGAACTGTCCAAAAACAAGAAACTGACCGAAGCGCTGGAAACGAAGGCGAAGGACTACGATTACCGGATGGAAATACTGGAGAAGAAACAGGCAGAGGTAGAAAAGCTGCACAAAAGCCAGGTGAAACAACTGGAAATCATTTCCGGTCTGCCCGCCGAAGACGCCAAAAGCCAGTTGATCGAATCCCTGAGGGATGATGCCAGGAGCGACGCCATGAGCTACGTTCAGAATACACTCGAAGAAGCCAAACTCACTGCCCAGCAGGAAGCCAAGAAGGTCATCATAAACACCATACAGCGTATTGGTACGGAAGAAGCGATAGAAAACTGTGTTTCCGTGTTCAATCTTGAATCCGACGACATCAAGGGGAGGATTATCGGCCGGGAAGGAAGGAATATCCGGGCACTGGAATCCGCTACAGGGGTCGAGATTATTGTAGACGATACCCCCGAGGCCATTATACTGTCGTGTTTCGATTCCGTAAGGAGAGAAATCGCCCGTTTGTCCCTGCATAAACTGGTAACCGACGGAAGAATACACCCGGCACGGATAGAAGAAGTAGTACAAAAAACCACCAAACAAATAGAAGAAGAGATCATTGAAGTAGGGAAGAGGACGATTATTGACCTGGGTATTCACGGGCTCCACCCCGAGCTGATAAAAATGGTGGGACGGATGAAATACCGTTCTTCCTACGGACAAAACCTGCTGCAACACTCCCGCGAAGTAGCCAAATTATGCGGGGTGATGGCAGCGGAATTAGGATTAAACCCGAAACTGGCCAAACGTGCCGGACTGCTCCACGATATAGGAAAAGTACCGGAGTCCGAAACCGAAATGCCACACGCCATACTCGGTATGGAATGGGCGGAAAAATACGGGGAAAAACCCGATGTGTGCAATGCCATCGGTGCACACCATGACGAAGTGGAAATGAAATCGCTCATAGCGCCTATTGTCCAGGTGTGCGATGCCATAAGCGGTGCCAGGCCGGGGGCGAGAAGGCAGGTGCTGGATTCCTATATACAACGTCTCAAGGACCTGGAAGATATTGCCTTTGGGTTTAACGGCGTAAAAAAGGCCTATGCCATACAGGCCGGCCGGGAACTCCGTGTAATTGTGGAAAGCGAAAGGGTGAATGACGATAAGGCTTCCGAGCTCTCTTTTGAGATATCACAGAAAATACAAACGGATATGACCTACCCCGGCCAGGTAAAGGTAACGGTCATCAGGGAAACGAGGTCGGTGAACATCGCGAAGTAA
- a CDS encoding cell division protein ZapA has protein sequence MDNKLRIKLSIADRVYPLTIDPDQEEGLRKAAKDIERLVKQFEENYAVRDKQDVLAMCALQFASRLEQKSIDKERGNVEVQKRLEALNDLLQAKLS, from the coding sequence ATGGACAACAAGCTCAGAATAAAATTATCTATTGCAGACCGGGTATATCCGTTAACCATTGATCCCGACCAGGAGGAGGGATTGCGCAAGGCTGCAAAAGATATAGAAAGGCTTGTAAAACAGTTTGAAGAAAATTATGCGGTGAGAGACAAGCAGGACGTGCTGGCCATGTGTGCCCTGCAATTTGCATCCCGTTTAGAACAAAAAAGTATAGATAAGGAAAGGGGCAATGTGGAGGTTCAGAAGCGTCTGGAAGCGCTGAATGATCTTCTACAGGCCAAACTTAGTTGA